From Spirochaetota bacterium, one genomic window encodes:
- a CDS encoding ABC transporter ATP-binding protein, whose translation MALLQVNSVSVQYDERKVLDNVSFEVQESTITALTGKSGSGKTTLLGVLSGLLQPNEGTVLFMGDNIFRWSDLKRSRFRNRDIGFVFQFFNLFSDISAYDNIAFPAILNRQTRNLHARIMELAEYLQITDILDRNPTTLSGGERQRVAIARAIINEPKLILADEPTGNLDTATANDILKLFARLRDDRGISIIIATHDERIVKASNVQYHIEGGKILESDAKKEKPKTVTKKQLTRPVAKIKKKK comes from the coding sequence GTGGCATTATTACAGGTAAACTCGGTAAGTGTTCAGTATGATGAGCGCAAAGTTCTGGATAATGTAAGTTTTGAAGTTCAGGAAAGCACTATCACTGCATTAACAGGTAAATCAGGTTCAGGGAAAACAACCCTACTTGGTGTATTATCAGGACTTTTGCAGCCCAATGAAGGTACAGTGCTTTTTATGGGTGATAATATCTTCAGGTGGAGTGATCTAAAGCGGTCGCGTTTCAGAAACAGGGATATTGGGTTTGTCTTTCAGTTTTTTAATCTTTTTTCTGATATTTCAGCTTATGACAATATTGCATTCCCGGCAATCTTAAATAGGCAAACGCGTAATTTACATGCGCGCATAATGGAACTGGCAGAGTATCTGCAGATTACCGATATACTGGACAGAAATCCTACCACATTGTCGGGTGGCGAACGCCAGCGTGTGGCCATAGCACGTGCAATCATTAATGAGCCAAAATTAATACTTGCCGATGAACCTACCGGCAACTTAGATACTGCCACAGCCAATGATATATTAAAGCTATTTGCGCGCCTGCGCGATGATAGGGGAATATCCATAATAATAGCAACCCATGATGAACGCATTGTGAAGGCAAGTAATGTGCAGTATCATATTGAAGGCGGGAAAATTCTTGAAAGTGATGCAAAAAAAGAAAAGCCTAAGACAGTAACAAAAAAGCAACTAACAAGGCCTGTTGCAAAGATAAAAAAGAAAAAGTAA
- a CDS encoding ABC transporter permease, producing the protein MIQYIIRNAKLIIEEIVKNIWKALLSSFGIILLIAFLVLYLSLRDSVTNFVEKRLFGSLDINEIIIEPKAKTGEATLSYAINSIPAEKVKAIRKMNNVASVYTVTCINAATKIKIELLGKSRAPYVPICGISQQFIKDKVPGYKSFKYYPNEPVPVIAPQVALDMFNNFAAINNLPLFTEDTLKGLPITLIIDTPKGTETKKRFEVPAVVHSFSTLFNLTGIVVPDTFVNKIAAQYAAETKIAQPILYIRLYAKVKDVKKLPEVTRQIKSMGLAVTSLDEVASKTNQAMSIIDGFSLFVGFFLLILTVISIFNSYLIIIYNRSYSFSLRRILGVSKFRIIMTFMVEAAFIGAVYGFIGYLVGAYLIKAAGAKLSSLVPALSGIGLEPVGMNVCAGLVLFSIAISSLSALIPAIFASNMNLFKALSKQ; encoded by the coding sequence ATGATACAGTACATTATCAGGAATGCAAAATTAATAATAGAAGAGATAGTTAAAAATATATGGAAGGCGTTGCTGTCAAGTTTTGGCATCATATTACTGATAGCCTTTTTAGTATTATATCTTTCACTGAGAGATTCTGTTACCAATTTTGTGGAAAAGAGGCTTTTTGGCTCACTTGATATAAATGAAATCATCATTGAGCCTAAGGCAAAAACCGGTGAAGCAACGTTATCGTATGCCATTAACAGCATTCCGGCAGAAAAAGTTAAAGCTATTCGCAAAATGAATAACGTTGCATCAGTGTATACTGTTACCTGTATAAATGCAGCAACAAAGATTAAAATTGAGTTATTAGGAAAATCACGGGCACCCTATGTACCTATTTGCGGTATAAGTCAGCAGTTTATCAAAGATAAAGTGCCAGGGTATAAATCGTTCAAGTATTACCCCAATGAACCAGTGCCAGTGATAGCTCCACAGGTGGCACTTGATATGTTTAACAATTTTGCTGCAATCAACAATCTTCCGTTATTTACTGAAGATACTCTAAAAGGGCTGCCTATCACGTTGATAATTGATACACCAAAGGGTACTGAAACAAAAAAGCGGTTTGAAGTGCCGGCTGTAGTTCATTCCTTTTCTACGCTTTTCAATTTAACGGGTATTGTAGTCCCTGACACGTTTGTCAATAAAATTGCAGCTCAGTATGCTGCCGAAACCAAAATTGCGCAGCCAATCCTGTATATACGCTTGTATGCCAAAGTGAAAGATGTTAAAAAACTTCCTGAAGTTACACGGCAGATTAAATCAATGGGGCTGGCGGTGACATCGCTTGATGAAGTGGCTAGCAAAACAAATCAGGCCATGAGTATTATTGATGGATTTTCACTATTTGTTGGTTTCTTCTTATTGATTTTGACCGTGATATCAATATTTAATTCATATTTAATAATTATCTATAACCGAAGTTACAGTTTTTCATTGCGCAGGATTTTAGGTGTGTCAAAATTCAGAATAATCATGACATTCATGGTTGAAGCAGCTTTTATTGGTGCAGTGTATGGTTTCATTGGCTATTTAGTCGGTGCATATTTAATAAAGGCTGCTGGTGCAAAACTTTCATCACTGGTGCCGGCGTTGAGCGGCATCGGCCTTGAGCCGGTAGGCATGAATGTTTGTGCAGGTCTTGTTCTTTTCTCAATTGCAATTTCATCGTTATCAGCATTGATACCGGCTATTTTTGCATCAAACATGAATTTATTTAAAGCATTAAGCAAACAGTGA